A single Schistocerca gregaria isolate iqSchGreg1 unplaced genomic scaffold, iqSchGreg1.2 ptg000867l, whole genome shotgun sequence DNA region contains:
- the LOC126323716 gene encoding uncharacterized protein LOC126323716 has protein sequence MHMENSVRSSVPLKQIRQVQFSLLSPEEIEGMSVVEIKLPDYDDDQPKPQSLSDRRLGTITRDYKCETCLSDETECPGHFGHIELASPMYQYHCMSYILKVLRCVCYSCHKLLVDANDPKFVMASKIVDPHDRFLAMYSLARLRRVCMSDQNKKEDEEDGMERKKPRILHNGCGKKQPKFTRESFIIYQEFQEKDKSKEKKRLSAMEVYQILRGIRASEYELMGFDSRYAHPDWMVLTKFPVPPPHMRPSVKSTGSMRGIDDLTFKLSDIIKVNNVLRTQKENGLPMHLQQEYEDVLQYHLATYVNNEIPGMSQSKQRASGRPLKAIQQRIKGKEGRVRGNLMGKRVDFSARSVITPDPNLMIDELGVPLKIAMKMTIPEVVTPLNMRRMQELVDNGADTYPGALFLISGHQTNQTLRWDLRVKRNPVLKYGDVVERHLQNGDLVIFNRQPSLHKMSMMCHRIRVMPYQTFRLNLSVTTPYNADFDGDEMNMHVPQSLESKAELLEIMAVPKQIITPKANRPVIGLVQDTLLGCSIFTSRDVFLEKDMVMNLCMWLDDWNGKLPVPAVLKPKQLWTGKQLFSFVLPNVNLRSVSSQHPKDFKGDITPGDTEVIVIQGQHLAGILDKKTLGTSEGGLVHVIWKDHGPEAAKAMLSTAQCVVNYWLLHRGYTISISDTIADETIMQSINKIITETKGKLGDLIMQLQKNNLERSPGLTLMQNFEKKVNKELNEATDKSGKQAQQSLSRGNNINNMVKSGSKGSTINISQIIACVGQQNVEGSRIPFGFNKRTLPHFTKNDLGAESRGFVANSYLRGLTPQEFYFHTMGGREGLIDTAVKTSETGYIQRRLVKAMEDVAVQYDGTVRNSIGDIIQFVYGEDGMDSVGVESQKFDSMRMNNKELEKRFKYDFTDIHLSLGHNTLEDDKLELLRTDTETIAILDEEWKQIRYDREVLRHLFPTGHDTWPLPINLVRLIITAQQMVEDREKRPSDLDPKEIVERVRHLCASLHVVPGMDEYAEEIRENATTLFAIHLRSTLGSKRVLQSYRLNRFAFNWLIGEIRRRFNQCLVHPGEMVGVVAAQSIGEPATQMTLNTFHFAGYSGKNITLGVPRLRELINVAANPKTPGMTVYLPQDLDRDSVNSAVQLIEYVVLRDIVKKTQIWYDPDPLNTVIEEDRALVSFNSMIYDDEVIEKVSPWLLRLEFDRVVMEPKKELRMNHLKRLVNEWTNGESVCIVSNDNAEDLVMHIRIMKDPSDYDSDDRGADQDDGSSGDWDSDQEKGYQFMRALEQRMLEYPLCGIKGIGHVFMDQKPLPYFDPEGGYRESKQWVLETEGNNLLETIACPKVNPTLTYSNCIVEILQVLGIEGARNALLNEIRQILSFDGGYVNHRHIALLVDSMTYRGHLMAITRHGINRRGTGPLMRCSFEETQDILTKAAIYAENDPIRGVSENIMVGNTAPIGTGMFDLYLNDKLLKDAVVIQLNTHPSQASNFMDYLSFGFNEMHSSKLSNVNLYDPTTTPVSSPTGNVMSPYVGALSPIPQNPTSPQSPSPGYGYSQSISNDVYSSSPSFYAPGSPAYPHSFPSYSPTSPSSYSPTSPSSYPPTSPSYSPTSPSSYSPASPSYSPTSPSYSPTSPSYSPTSPSYSPTSPSYSPTSPSYSPTSPSYSPTSPSYSPTSPSYSPTSPSYSPTSPSYSPTSPSYSPTSPSYSPTSPSYSPTSPSYSPTSPSYSPTSPSYSPTSPSYSPTSPSYSPTSPSYPHTSPYTSYPPTSPSRDSSSPAYSPSSSYSPTS, from the exons ATGCATATGGAAAATTCGGTGCGCTCTAGCGTGCCCTTGAAGCAGATAAGGCAGGTGCAGTTTAGCTTGCTTAGCCCAGAAGAAATT GAGGGGATGTCTGTGGTGGAAATAAAACTTCCGGATTACGACGATGATCAACCTAAGCCTCAGAGTTTATCTGACCGTCGTCTGGGGACCATAACTCGAGATTATAAATGTGAGACGTGTTTGTCGGACGAAACGGAATGTCCAGGACACTTTGGCCACATTGAACTGGCGTCGCCCATGTACCAGTATCATTGCATGTCCTACATTTTGAAGGTGCTGCGCTGTGTGTGTTACAGCTGCCACAAGCTGTTGGTGGACGCGAATGACCCGAAGTTCGTAATGGCGTCGAAGATCGTGGACCCGCACGACCGGTTTTTGGCGATGTATAGTTTAGCTAGGCTAAGGAGGGTGTGCATGAGCGATCAAAACAAGAAAGAGGACGAGGAGGACGGTATGGAAAGAAAGAAGCCGCGGATATTGCATAATGGATGTGGAAAGAAGCAGCCTAAGTTCACTAGAGAAAGTTTCATTATTTACCAGGAATTTCAAGAGAAGGACAAGTCTAAGGAGAAGAAGAGGTTGTCGGCGATGGAGGTGTATCAGATATTGCGTGGGATCAGGGCATCTGAATACGAGTTGATGGGGTTTGATTCTCGATATGCGCATCCGGATTGGATGGTGCTGACGAAGTTTCCTGTCCCGCCGCCTCACATGCGTCCTTCGGTGAAGAGCACGGGGTCTATGCGGGGAATCGATGACTTGACGTTCAAGTTGAGTGACATTATTAAGGTCAACAACGTCTTGCGCACTCAAAAGGAGAATGGGTTGCCGATGCACCTTCAGCAGGAGTACGAGGACGTGCTGCAATATCATTTGGCTACTTATGTCAACAACGAGATACCGGGCATGTCTCAGTCCAAGCAGCGAGCTAGTGGTCGACCGCTGAAGGCTATCCAACAGCGGATTAAGGGGAAGGAGGGGCGAGTTCGAGGAAATTTGATGGGGAAGCGAGTGGATTTCAGCGCTCGTTCGGTGATTACGCCGGACCCGAACTTGATGATTGACGAGTTGGGCGTTCCGCTGAAGATTGCCATGAAGATGACGATTCCGGAGGTGGTGACTCCCCTGAACATGCGACGGATGCAGGAATTAGTGGACAACGGTGCGGACACGTATCCTGGCGCTCTGTTCTTGATTTCGGGCCACCAGACCAACCAGACTCTCCGATGGGACTTGAGGGTAAAGCGGAATCCGGTTTTGAAGTACGGAGACGTCGTGGAGCGTCACTTGCAGAATGGGGACTTAGTAATTTTCAACCGTCAGCCGTCGCTTCACAAAATGTCGATGATGTGCCATCGGATTCGCGTGATGCCCTACCAGACTTTTCGCCTGAATTTGTCTGTGACTACCCCCTATAACGCGGATTTCGACGGAGACGAGATGAACATGCACGTGCCCCAATCTCTCGAGTCGAAGGCGGAGTTGCTGGAGATCATGGCGGTTCCGAAGCAGATTATCACGCCGAAGGCGAACCGTCCGGTGATTGGGTTGGTGCAGGACACGCTGTTGGGCTGCAGCATATTTACGAGCCGAGACGTCTTCTTGGAGAAGGACATGGTGATGAACCTGTGCATGTGGCTGGACGATTGGAACGGGAAGCTCCCTGTTCCAGCTGTCCTGAAGCCGAAGCAGTTGTGGACGGGAAAGCAGCTTTTCTCCTTCGTGTTGCCGAACGTGAATTTGCGGAGCGTGTCCAGTCAGCACCCCAAGGATTTCAAGGGCGATATCACTCCTGGGGACACGGAGGTGATCGTGATTCAAGGCCAGCATCTGGCCGGAATTCTGGACAAGAAGACGCTGGGTACGAGCGAGGGCGGTCTGGTTCACGTTATTTGGAAGGACCACGGCCCCGAGGCGGCCAAGGCAATGTTGTCGACCGCCCAGTGCGTCGTGAACTACTGGCTGCTGCACCGCGGATACACAATCAGTATCTCCGACACGATTGCCGACGAGACGATCATGCAGTCGATCAACAAGATCATCACAGAGACGAAGGGTAAGCTGGGCGATCTGATCATGCAGCTGCAAAAGAACAACCTGGAGCGCAGTCCGGGCTTGACTTTGATGCAGAACTTCGAGAAGAAAGTGAACAAAGAGCTGAATGAGGCGACGGACAAGTCCGGGAAGCAGGCCCAGCAGAGCTTGTCTCGCgggaacaacatcaacaacatggtGAAAAGTGGCTCCAAGGGATCGACGATAAACATATCTCAGATTATCGCCTGCGTCGGCCAACAGAACGTAGAGGGGTCTCGCATTCCTTTCGGATTCAACAAGCGAACGTTGCCCCACTTCACCAAGAACGACTTGGGAGCCGAGAGTCGTGGGTTCGTGGCCAACTCCTACTTGCGCGGTCTGACTCCTCAGGAGTTCTACTTTCACACGATGGGCGGTCGCGAGGGTCTCATCGACACGGCGGTGAAGACTTCAGAGACGGGGTATATTCAGCGTCGGCTCGTCAAGGCCATGGAGGACGTTGCTGTCCAATACGACGGCACGGTGCGAAACTCGATTGGAGACATCATCCAGTTCGTGTACGGCGAGGATGGGATGGACTCCGTGGGCGTCGAGAGCCAGAAGTTCGACTCCATGCGGATGAACAACAAGGAGTTGGAGAAGCGGTTCAAATACGACTTTACTGACATACATTTGTCTCTGGGTCACAACACGCTCGAGGACGACAAGCTGGAGCTGCTACGAACGGACACGGAGACGATTGCGATCCTGGACGAGGAATGGAAGCAGATTCGATACGATCGCGAGGTGCTCCGTCACCTGTTCCCGACCGGGCACGATACGTGGCCCCTGCCCATTAACTTGGTGAGGTTGATTATTACGGCTCAGCAGATGGTGGAGGATCGAGAGAAGCGCCCGAGCGACCTGGACCCCAAGGAAATCGTGGAGCGCGTGCGCCATTTGTGCGCCAGTCTTCACGTCGTTCCAGGCATGGACGAGTATGCGGAAGAAATTCGGGAAAACGCGACCACGCTGTTCGCGATTCACCTCCGATCGACGCTGGGGTCCAAGCGCGTGTTGCAGAGCTACCGCCTCAACCGCTTTGCCTTCAATTGGTTGATTGGAGAGATTCGACGTCGATTCAACCAATGTCTGGTTCACCCGGGAGAGATGGTCGGAGTCGTCGCTGCCCAGTCCATAGGTGAGCCCGCCACTCAAATGACGCTGAACACGTTTCACTTTGCCGGCTATTCTGGCAAGAACATTACCCTCGGGGTTCCCAGACTTCGCGAGCTCATCAACGTCGCTGCCAACCCGAAGACGCCCGGAATGACCGTCTACCTGCCTCAGGACCTCGACCGAGACTCCGTCAACAGCGCCGTCCAGCTCATCGAGTACGTCGTTTTGCGCGACATCGTCAAGAAGACGCAAATCTGGTACGATCCGGATCCTCTCAACACCGTCATTGAGGAAGACCGAGCGCTTGTGTCCTTCAACAGCATGATTTACGACGACGAAGTTATCGAGAAGGTGTCTCCTTGGCTCCTGCGGCTCGAATTCGACCGCGTTGTCATGGAGCCTAAAAAAGAGCTACGCATGAACCATTTGAAGCGACTCGTCAACGAGTGGACCAACGGGGAATCCGTGTGCATCGTCTCCAACGACAACGCCGAAGACCTCGTCATGCACATCCGCATCATGAAAGACCCCAGCGACTATGACTCTGACGACCGCGGCGCTGACCAAGACGACGGCAGCAGTGGCGACTGGGATAGCGATCAAGAAAAAGGATACCAGTTCATGCGCGCGCTCGAGCAACGCATGCTCGAATACCCACTCTGCGGCATCAAAGGCATCGGTCACGTCTTTATGGACCAGAAGCCCTTGCCCTACTTCGATCCAGAAGGCGGCTATCGCGAAAGCAAACAATGGGTTCTAGAGACCGAAGGCAACAACCTTCTGGAAACCATCGCCTGCCCCAAAGTCAACCCCACTCTCACCTACTCCAATTGCATCGTCGAAATCCTCCAAGTCCTCGGCATTGAGGGCGCCAGAAATGCATTGCTCAACGAAATCAGACAAATCCTCAGCTTCGACGGCGGATATGTCAACCACCGCCACATCGCCCTCCTTGTCGACTCTATGACCTATCGCGGACACCTAATGGCCATCACTCGACACGGCATCAACCGACGAGGCACGGGACCACTCATGCGATGCTCGTTCGAAGAAACTCAAGATATTCTCACCAAAGCTGCCATCTATGCTGAAAACGACCCTATTCGAGGCGTTTCTGAAAACATCATGGTCGGGAACACGGCACCAATTGGCACCGGCATGTTCGATCTCTACCTCAATGACAAGCTCTTGAAAGACGCTGTCGTCATTCAACTCAATACCCACCCCTCCCAAGCATCCAACTTCATGGACTATTTGTCTTTCGGCTTCAACGAAATGCACTCCAGCAAACTATCCAATGTAAACCTATACGATCCCACTACCACGCCCGTTTCGTCACCGACTGGTAATGTCATGTCTCCCTACGTCGGCGCCTTGTCACCTATACCTCAGAATCCAACATCGCCTCAAAGTCCTTCACCTGGATATGGATATTCCCAATCGATTTCAAACGACGTATATTCCAGCTCTCCTTCTTTCTATGCCCCCGGATCTCCAGCCTACCCTCATTCTTTCCCCTCCTACTCTCCCACTTCCCCATCTTCTTACTCCCCTACCTCTCCGTCATCCTATCCCCCTACCTCCCCATCTTACTCCCCCACCTCCCCATCTTCCTATTCTCCTGCATCTCCCTCCTATTCCCCCACGTCACCATCCTATTCCCCCACGTCACCATCTTATTCTCCCACGTCACCATCTTATTCTCCCACGTCACCATCTTATTCTCCCACGTCTCCCTCCTATTCCCCTACGTCTCCCTCCTATTCCCCCACGTCTCCCTCCTATTCTCCCACGTCTCCCTCCTATTCCCCCACGTCTCCCTCCTATTCTCCCACGTCTCCCTCCTATTCTCCCACGTCCCCCTCCTATTCCCCCACGTCTCCCTCCTATTCTCCCACGTCCCCTTCTTACTCTCCCACCTCTCCCTCTTACTCTCCTACCTCTCCCTCTTACTCTCCCACTTCTCCCTCCTACTCTCCCACTTCTCCCTCTTACTCTCCCACCTCTCCCTCTTACTCACCCACCTCACCGAGTTATCCCCATACATCCCCTTATACAAGCTATCCCCCTACCTCGCCATCCCGCGACTCCTCCTCCCCGGCTTACTCTCCTTCTTCATCTTATTCCCCCACTTCCTAG
- the LOC126323746 gene encoding uncharacterized protein LOC126323746 isoform X1 — protein MQSSGSSSFYQRDAAVLNTFFHEFRVPYQSSSSDVLDEGISNTEPPSISGVDHLERIKYLQIFSQVLYNNRRLIEFELDDLEDWLQRSQKQTVLVQSISNNTMRYIDIIQEVIDELLATEAGLLSSVETNARSGSLQRVFTTMSQPEGSSEMATELIEAGEGRDRERKLPAQLSRKYELVIIPLKKLRNAPIPLRQVQSAYIGKLVTIQGIVIRITEVKPMIVVATYNCDRCGFEVFQMVNSRMYMPLNACPSQLCRASAKPGQLFMQTRGSRFQKVQSMRLQELSYQVPIGHVPRTISVQALGELTRKCGPGDVVTLCGVFLPVANQGFRAVRDGLVADTYVLSQHIEKQKDSYQHAGEYRQLSDVSISILEKIRRFSEQNDFNTRYEILAKSIAPEIFGLEDVKKALLLQMVGGVMKHMEDGMKIRGDINICLVGDPGVAKSQLLKYISSVAVRAVYTSGKGASGVGLTAAVLKDPNTKEYVLEGGSLAVADMGICCIDEFDKMNESDRTAIHEVMEQQTISIAKAGIITILNARTSILAAANPTYSRYNVRKSLHDNINLSASLLSRFDLLFLLLDQPNSEHDRELALHVTHVHRFGQHPAFGFEPLEPTVLRAYVSMAKEYEPVVPEELSDYVVTAYLALREEQETKFSGNNTGDEDLTYYVTARTLLAILRLSQAVARIRFSSAVSRSDIEEAIRLMHKSKESLIRGKAKQLRRKMVDDVSAVYNLIRNYARQRGTDVLTVDEITPLVLLNGYSEELMNEVLDTYDQLGGIWTLSANRRVITMAF, from the exons ATGCAATCAAGTGGCTCATCATCTTTTTACCAAAGAGATGCAG CTGTATTGAACACTTTTTTTCATGAATTTAGGGTGCCATATCAATCTTCTTCATCTGATGTGTTAGATGAAGGCATTTCTAATACAGAACCTCCTTCGATTTCTGGAGTGGATCATCTCGAGAGAATCAAGTATTTACAAATATTTAGCCAGGTTCTTTATAATAATCGGAGATTAATTGAATTTGAATTGGATGACTTAGAGGATTGGCTGCAACGATCACAGAAGCAGACGGTATTGGTGCAGTCAATTTCCAATAATACTATGAGGTATATTGATATAATACAAGAAGTAATAGATGAACTTTTGGCTACGGAGGCGGGTCTTTTGTCGTCTGTCGAGACGAATGCAAGAAGCGGATCGCTTCAAAGAGTGTTTACGACGATGTCACAGCCAGAGGGAAGTAGCGAAATGGCGACTGAATTGATAGAAGCAGGCGAGGGTAGAGATAGAGAAAGGAAATTACCGGCACAGTTGAGCAGAAAATA TGAGTTGGTGATTATTCCGTTGAAAAAGCTGAGGAATGCGCCGATTCCGTTAAGGCaggttcagtctgcatatataggcAAGCTGGTGACGATACAGGGTATAGTCATAAGGATTACAGAAGTGAAACCGATGATTGTGGTGGCGACTTATAATTGCGATAGGTGTGGATTTGAAGTATTTCAAATG GTGAATTCGAGGATGTATATGCCATTGAATGCATGTCCTAGCCAGTTGTGTCGGGCATCAGCGAAGCCAGGTCAGCTGTTTATGCAGACGAGAGGGAGTCGGTTTCAGAAGGTGCAGAGCATGAGGTTACAGGAATTATCGTATCAGGTGCCGATAGGGCACGTACCCCGGACAATATCTGTTCAAGCGTTGGGAGAGTTGACACGGAAATGTGGCCCGGGCGACGTGGTGACGTTGTGTGGGGTGTTCTTACCGGTGGCTAACCAGGGATTTCGAGCGGTGAGGGATGGCCTGGTGGCAGATACATATGTGTTATCCCAGCATATTGAGAAGCAAAAAGATAGCTATCAGCACGCTGGAGAGTACAGACAGTTGTCAGACGTGTCGATATCTATTTTGGAGAAAATCCGGCGATTTTCTGAGCAGAACGATTTCAACACACGATATGAGATATTGGCTAAATCAATTGCGCCGGAGATATTTGGGCTAGAGGACGTGAAGAAGGCCCTACTCTTGCAGATGGTGGGGGGTGTAATGAAGCACATGGAGGATGGGATGAAAATTCGCGGAGACATCAACATTTGTTTGGTGGGAGATCCTGGAGTGGCGAAGTCGCAATTGCTCAAGTACATCTCCAGCGTTGCTGTGAGGGCGGTTTACACATCTGGAAAGGGGGCTTCCGGAGTAGGGTTAACGGCGGCAGTGTTGAAGGATCCAAACACGAAGGAATACGTATTGGAGGGGGGTAGCTTGGCAGTGGCAGATATGGGGATATGCTGCATAGATGA GTTTGACAAGATGAACGAATCGGATCGGACAGCGATTCACGAGGTGATGGAACAGCAGACGATCAGTATTGCGAAGGCGGGTATCATTACAATTTTGAATGCACGGACATCAATTCTTGCTGCGGCTAATCCGACTTACAGTCGCTATAACGTCCGAAAATCCTTACATGATAACATCAACTTATCCGCATCATTGCTATCTCGTTTTGATCTGTTATTTTTGTTGCTGGATCAACCTAACAGCGAACATGATAGAGAGTTAGCGCTCCATGTGACACATGTCCATCGATTTGGTCAGCATCCGGCATTTGGATTTGAGCCACTGGAGCCAACAGTTCTGCGGGCCTACGTTTCGATGGCGAAAGAATATGAGCCGGTAGTTCCGGAGGAGCTTAGTGACTATGTGGTCACTGCATACTTAGCTCTCCGTGAAGAACAAGAAACAAAATTCAGCGGAAATAATACCGGAGACGAAGATCTGACTTATTATGTGACCGCTAGAACTCTTTTGGCAATTCTTCGGCTCTCTCAGGCAGTCGCTAGAATCCGATTCTCTAGTGCGGTTTCAAGGTCAGACATTGAAGAGGCCATTAGATTAATGCATAAAAGCAAAGAGTCATTGATCAGAGGAAAAGCTAAGCAACTTCGCCGAAAAATGGTTGATGATGTCTCCGCCGTCTATAATCTGATTCGGAACTATGCTCGACAAAGAGGAACCGATGTTCTCACAGTCGACGAAATAACTCCTCTTGTTCTTCTAAATGGATATAGCGAGGAACTGATGAATGAAGTCTTAGATACCTACGATCAGCTAGGCGGTATATGGACTCTCTCAGCCAATAGACGTGTCATTACTATGGCATTTTGA
- the LOC126323746 gene encoding uncharacterized protein LOC126323746 isoform X2, with translation MIVVATYNCDRCGFEVFQMVNSRMYMPLNACPSQLCRASAKPGQLFMQTRGSRFQKVQSMRLQELSYQVPIGHVPRTISVQALGELTRKCGPGDVVTLCGVFLPVANQGFRAVRDGLVADTYVLSQHIEKQKDSYQHAGEYRQLSDVSISILEKIRRFSEQNDFNTRYEILAKSIAPEIFGLEDVKKALLLQMVGGVMKHMEDGMKIRGDINICLVGDPGVAKSQLLKYISSVAVRAVYTSGKGASGVGLTAAVLKDPNTKEYVLEGGSLAVADMGICCIDEFDKMNESDRTAIHEVMEQQTISIAKAGIITILNARTSILAAANPTYSRYNVRKSLHDNINLSASLLSRFDLLFLLLDQPNSEHDRELALHVTHVHRFGQHPAFGFEPLEPTVLRAYVSMAKEYEPVVPEELSDYVVTAYLALREEQETKFSGNNTGDEDLTYYVTARTLLAILRLSQAVARIRFSSAVSRSDIEEAIRLMHKSKESLIRGKAKQLRRKMVDDVSAVYNLIRNYARQRGTDVLTVDEITPLVLLNGYSEELMNEVLDTYDQLGGIWTLSANRRVITMAF, from the exons ATGATTGTGGTGGCGACTTATAATTGCGATAGGTGTGGATTTGAAGTATTTCAAATG GTGAATTCGAGGATGTATATGCCATTGAATGCATGTCCTAGCCAGTTGTGTCGGGCATCAGCGAAGCCAGGTCAGCTGTTTATGCAGACGAGAGGGAGTCGGTTTCAGAAGGTGCAGAGCATGAGGTTACAGGAATTATCGTATCAGGTGCCGATAGGGCACGTACCCCGGACAATATCTGTTCAAGCGTTGGGAGAGTTGACACGGAAATGTGGCCCGGGCGACGTGGTGACGTTGTGTGGGGTGTTCTTACCGGTGGCTAACCAGGGATTTCGAGCGGTGAGGGATGGCCTGGTGGCAGATACATATGTGTTATCCCAGCATATTGAGAAGCAAAAAGATAGCTATCAGCACGCTGGAGAGTACAGACAGTTGTCAGACGTGTCGATATCTATTTTGGAGAAAATCCGGCGATTTTCTGAGCAGAACGATTTCAACACACGATATGAGATATTGGCTAAATCAATTGCGCCGGAGATATTTGGGCTAGAGGACGTGAAGAAGGCCCTACTCTTGCAGATGGTGGGGGGTGTAATGAAGCACATGGAGGATGGGATGAAAATTCGCGGAGACATCAACATTTGTTTGGTGGGAGATCCTGGAGTGGCGAAGTCGCAATTGCTCAAGTACATCTCCAGCGTTGCTGTGAGGGCGGTTTACACATCTGGAAAGGGGGCTTCCGGAGTAGGGTTAACGGCGGCAGTGTTGAAGGATCCAAACACGAAGGAATACGTATTGGAGGGGGGTAGCTTGGCAGTGGCAGATATGGGGATATGCTGCATAGATGA GTTTGACAAGATGAACGAATCGGATCGGACAGCGATTCACGAGGTGATGGAACAGCAGACGATCAGTATTGCGAAGGCGGGTATCATTACAATTTTGAATGCACGGACATCAATTCTTGCTGCGGCTAATCCGACTTACAGTCGCTATAACGTCCGAAAATCCTTACATGATAACATCAACTTATCCGCATCATTGCTATCTCGTTTTGATCTGTTATTTTTGTTGCTGGATCAACCTAACAGCGAACATGATAGAGAGTTAGCGCTCCATGTGACACATGTCCATCGATTTGGTCAGCATCCGGCATTTGGATTTGAGCCACTGGAGCCAACAGTTCTGCGGGCCTACGTTTCGATGGCGAAAGAATATGAGCCGGTAGTTCCGGAGGAGCTTAGTGACTATGTGGTCACTGCATACTTAGCTCTCCGTGAAGAACAAGAAACAAAATTCAGCGGAAATAATACCGGAGACGAAGATCTGACTTATTATGTGACCGCTAGAACTCTTTTGGCAATTCTTCGGCTCTCTCAGGCAGTCGCTAGAATCCGATTCTCTAGTGCGGTTTCAAGGTCAGACATTGAAGAGGCCATTAGATTAATGCATAAAAGCAAAGAGTCATTGATCAGAGGAAAAGCTAAGCAACTTCGCCGAAAAATGGTTGATGATGTCTCCGCCGTCTATAATCTGATTCGGAACTATGCTCGACAAAGAGGAACCGATGTTCTCACAGTCGACGAAATAACTCCTCTTGTTCTTCTAAATGGATATAGCGAGGAACTGATGAATGAAGTCTTAGATACCTACGATCAGCTAGGCGGTATATGGACTCTCTCAGCCAATAGACGTGTCATTACTATGGCATTTTGA
- the LOC126323753 gene encoding eukaryotic translation initiation factor 5-like yields MSLPPKVAGMVNIPRSVVDEFYRYKMPALKAKVEGRGNGVKTRIENMMEIAAALNRPPSYTTKFLGYELGTQTSIVPKRNTFLVNGRHDQEFLARLLDDFIDKFLLCKRCGNPETAMEVKNNQIDLRCLACGELSSVDMRHRLASYILKNLPPKLKQTQMQENKRIQQSEETGLDYDLDPSDTASALVDDEFEKKWELDTTPESVEIRRRQMLGNKESDSTPVDPIDDLTKFFSQVPLPNSAEIVAKVNSIASSNSWKDSSVIMAIFGIFFNENICNQIPEKAPILKLFVKTKLDQKCVLYCLECLCRNNVSVINKVSRILSLFYDEDILEEETIIKWYKNPAKKIDLALSKSIREKAKPFVDWLSTAEEEEEE; encoded by the exons ATGTCTCTCCCACCGAAGGTCGCGGGAATGGTAAATATACCCAGGAGTGTTGTAGATGAGTTCTATAGATACAAAATGCCTGCATTGAAGGCTAAG GTCGAGGGGCGCGGAAACGGAGTTAAGACTAGGATTGAAAACATGATGGAAATTGCCGCTGCATTGAACCGCCCTCCGTCTT ATACGACCAAATTTCTTGGATACGAGCTTGGAACACAGACCAGCATTGTGCCTAAAAGAAACACATTTCTTGTGAACGGTCGACATGATCAAGAGTTTTTGGCTCGTCTGTTAGACGACTTCATCGACAAGTTTTTATTATGCAAACGGTGTGGAAATCCCGAGACGGCGATGGAGGTTAAGAACAACCAGATCGATCTGAGGTGTCTTGCATGCGGAGAGCTGAGTAGCGTCGACATGAGACACCGGCTGGCTTCGTACATATTGAAGAATTTACCACCGAAGCTAAAACAAACGCAGATGCAAGAAAACAAACGCATTCAACAAAGTGAGGAGACGGGACTTGACTATGATCTGGATCCATCTGATACGGCATCCGCACTTGTTGACGATGAATTCGAGAAGAAATGGGAGCTCGATACGACTCCTGAatcagtagaaatcagaagaaggcAGATGCTCGGCAATAAGGAATCGGATAGCACACCAGTCGATCCTATAGATGACCTGACCAAATTTTTCTCTCAAGTCCCGCTTCCGAATAGTGCCGAGATTGTAGCCAAAGTGAATTCAATTGCTAGTAGCAACTCCTGGAAAGATTCCAGCGTCATAATGGCTATATTTGGCATTTTCTTTAATGAGAATATCTGCAACCAAATACCCGAGAAGGCCCctattttgaagctgtttgtcaaaaccaagttggatcagaaATGCGTCCTCTATTGTCTAGAATGTCTCTGCCGAAACAACGTCTCTGTCATTAACAAAGTTTCCAGAATTCTTTCTTTGTTTTACGACGAGGATATTCTAGAAGAAGAAACGATCATCAAGTGGTACAAAAACCCTGCTAAAAAGATAGATCTCGCCCTGTCTAAAAGCATTAGGGAAAAGGCTAAGCCATTTGTCGACTGGCTCTCCACTgcggaagaggaggaagaagaatag